Proteins from a genomic interval of Pseudodesulfovibrio nedwellii:
- a CDS encoding ABC transporter substrate-binding protein, which produces MRKIWLLSALALIMTFGLGSVASAQTDLLDKIKSDGKIVIGTTLAAPPFAYRNDKGEPEGFEIDLMNKLGEYMGVEVEVADMAWGGLIPALLSQRIDLIGARMSATMERATKVVFAHPWLMTGTFAVARDGKGYKSWEDLNKPGVKICAIAGAIGATVAKKKLPNAELVTYELDGDQLKALKDGRVDAALNDELIVMSFPQKVKGLTMLEGNIQPDAYAYAVRPDFESYRMKNWLDLFFATIMRTGEYGEIYEKWLGKPWQADWNMHP; this is translated from the coding sequence ATGCGTAAAATCTGGTTACTGTCTGCCCTGGCACTCATCATGACTTTCGGCCTCGGTTCTGTCGCTTCCGCCCAGACAGATCTTCTGGACAAAATCAAAAGCGACGGCAAAATCGTCATCGGCACCACTCTGGCTGCCCCGCCTTTTGCCTATCGTAACGACAAAGGCGAGCCCGAAGGTTTTGAAATTGATCTGATGAACAAGCTCGGCGAGTACATGGGCGTTGAAGTTGAAGTTGCAGACATGGCATGGGGCGGCCTGATTCCTGCCCTGCTTTCCCAGCGTATCGACCTGATCGGTGCTCGCATGTCCGCCACTATGGAACGCGCTACCAAAGTCGTTTTCGCTCACCCCTGGCTCATGACCGGTACTTTCGCTGTTGCCCGCGACGGCAAAGGCTACAAGTCCTGGGAAGACCTGAACAAACCCGGCGTAAAAATCTGTGCGATCGCTGGCGCCATCGGTGCTACCGTTGCCAAGAAAAAACTCCCCAATGCTGAACTCGTCACCTATGAACTGGACGGCGACCAGCTGAAGGCTCTCAAAGACGGTCGTGTTGACGCTGCCCTGAACGATGAACTCATCGTCATGAGCTTCCCCCAAAAGGTCAAAGGCCTGACCATGCTCGAAGGCAACATCCAGCCTGACGCATATGCATACGCAGTTCGCCCGGACTTCGAATCCTACCGCATGAAGAACTGGCTCGACCTGTTCTTCGCCACCATCATGCGCACCGGCGAATATGGTGAAATCTACGAGAAATGGCTCGGCAAGCCTTGGCAGGCCGACTGGAACATGCATCCGTAG
- a CDS encoding amino acid ABC transporter permease, whose protein sequence is MNYDFNYQMMVNYMPDIMTGLQNTILISLISIVLAVVWGVMVALARLSHKPWLKRSATAYVEFIRSTPLLVQVYFLFFGLPEFGIILPAFLVGVMALMLNSGAYAAEIIRAGIESIHTTQYEAADCLAMSYSQKMRYVILPQAFRNIFPPLIGQASYLVKDSALVSVMGVVDLTKAAAVTQAVTFRPMEAFLPAMVFYLVIILTLIYGTSFLEKRMRRW, encoded by the coding sequence ATGAATTACGATTTCAACTACCAGATGATGGTCAATTACATGCCTGATATTATGACAGGCTTGCAAAATACCATCCTCATTTCTCTTATCAGCATCGTACTCGCCGTGGTGTGGGGTGTCATGGTCGCATTGGCCCGCCTCTCACACAAGCCATGGCTGAAACGATCAGCAACCGCTTACGTGGAGTTCATCCGCTCAACACCACTTCTGGTGCAAGTGTATTTTCTCTTTTTTGGTTTGCCGGAATTCGGTATCATCCTGCCCGCCTTTCTGGTGGGTGTAATGGCTTTGATGCTCAACTCTGGTGCCTATGCCGCCGAAATTATTCGAGCGGGCATTGAGTCCATCCATACAACTCAATATGAAGCTGCAGACTGCCTGGCAATGTCGTATTCGCAAAAAATGCGGTACGTAATTTTACCCCAGGCATTTCGAAACATCTTTCCTCCGTTAATCGGACAAGCGTCCTATCTGGTCAAAGACTCAGCTCTTGTTTCTGTTATGGGCGTCGTCGATCTGACCAAGGCTGCCGCCGTTACTCAGGCTGTAACCTTCCGTCCCATGGAAGCATTCCTGCCTGCAATGGTATTTTACCTCGTCATCATCCTGACTCTTATCTACGGGACCTCGTTCCTCGAAAAAC
- a CDS encoding MurR/RpiR family transcriptional regulator, producing the protein MDIFETIRSEMPTMRKSEQKVADLVLRSPDVVMNGSISEAATLAETSDPTVVRFCKQLGLKGFMELKLRLASAHPIDKTVLEDITETDSVNSIFTNVMRSVVEAVSSTERGMDRRMLEDAVDTMVAATRWEFYGMGGSGVIALDAHHKFFRLGVSCVAYNDSHMQVMSAAQLDENAVAVVISHSGATKDIIESAEIAKKTGAKVIGILGKKNSEVAKHCDIPLCVSSREIALRLAPKAGRLMQLALLDTLFVAVAMRLVNEEGFDRLDKVKRALLGKII; encoded by the coding sequence ATGGATATTTTTGAAACAATTCGTTCAGAAATGCCTACAATGCGAAAATCTGAACAGAAGGTAGCAGACCTTGTTTTAAGGTCTCCTGACGTTGTCATGAATGGTTCCATCTCCGAAGCCGCCACACTGGCCGAGACCAGTGATCCTACGGTTGTCCGTTTTTGCAAACAACTGGGCCTAAAAGGATTCATGGAGCTCAAGCTTCGTCTCGCCAGTGCACACCCTATCGATAAAACAGTCCTCGAAGACATCACCGAAACCGACTCGGTCAACTCCATCTTTACCAATGTCATGCGCTCTGTGGTCGAGGCTGTAAGCAGCACAGAACGAGGCATGGACCGGCGTATGCTGGAAGATGCAGTGGACACTATGGTTGCCGCCACCCGCTGGGAATTTTACGGCATGGGCGGTTCCGGTGTCATCGCGCTCGATGCACATCATAAATTTTTCCGTCTCGGCGTCTCTTGTGTTGCCTACAACGACTCTCACATGCAAGTAATGAGCGCAGCCCAGCTCGACGAAAACGCCGTCGCGGTTGTCATATCCCACTCAGGTGCCACCAAAGACATCATCGAATCCGCCGAAATAGCGAAAAAAACCGGCGCCAAGGTTATCGGCATTCTGGGCAAAAAGAATTCTGAAGTCGCAAAACACTGTGACATCCCGTTGTGCGTTTCCTCTCGTGAAATAGCCCTTCGACTCGCCCCCAAAGCTGGCAGGCTCATGCAGCTTGCCCTTCTCGACACGCTCTTCGTGGCCGTAGCAATGCGCCTTGTCAATGAAGAAGGCTTCGACCGCCTCGACAAGGTGAAACGTGCCCTTCTCGGAAAAATAATTTAA